One window of Halodesulfovibrio sp. MK-HDV genomic DNA carries:
- a CDS encoding NAD(P)/FAD-dependent oxidoreductase — protein sequence MQCVVIGSGCAGLTSALIMAKNGYNVTVVEKSVRTAPLLQGFERKGFYFDTGVHCLSGLDAGGPLRSLLEYLNVYEKLTYLPFSKDNSFAVHFPDGLVWQMPQGYDALQTSLVALFPQEEKGIKAFLQEVRALSHTYQYNADFQAIATHPLASKSFKDVVEQFISEPQVKMCLGILSNLFCGLLESEAPFVFFASSIGTYFRSSGTFKGGGRALFEAMQAELTNLDGRIVYNNGVADVIVDDNRQATGVVLDDGSYLSSDMLIATCHPACLSDILPEASLRRVRKTYYQELESTTSLLGVYGYTTKPIEELVQSNVIIASDTASADDVLSAELPIAKRQMLITSSETTKHGTSISLFTPAAYTEWARFEGKKPHQRINGYVEKKHAVAAEIVLAATRALPELKDYFSIVSVTTPLTIKDYCNAPYGAGYGVKHSVNQLPPTAAFPIKNMLLSGQAIVGPGILGAMTAGFVTCGDILGHTHLQSEIKNAVK from the coding sequence ATGCAGTGTGTAGTCATCGGATCAGGCTGTGCCGGCTTAACTTCTGCGCTTATTATGGCAAAGAATGGATACAACGTAACTGTTGTTGAAAAAAGCGTGCGAACAGCCCCGCTGTTACAGGGATTTGAACGTAAGGGGTTTTATTTTGACACCGGAGTTCATTGCCTGAGTGGTCTGGATGCCGGTGGCCCTCTGCGTTCTTTGCTTGAGTACCTCAATGTTTACGAAAAATTAACCTACCTACCATTTAGTAAAGATAATAGTTTTGCTGTCCATTTTCCTGACGGTCTTGTTTGGCAGATGCCACAAGGCTATGACGCATTGCAAACATCACTTGTTGCTCTTTTCCCACAGGAAGAGAAAGGCATTAAAGCCTTTTTACAAGAAGTTCGCGCCTTGAGCCACACCTATCAATATAATGCTGACTTTCAGGCGATCGCAACTCACCCGTTAGCAAGCAAGTCCTTTAAGGACGTTGTAGAACAGTTCATTTCTGAGCCACAGGTTAAAATGTGTTTAGGTATTCTAAGTAACTTGTTTTGCGGGTTGCTAGAGTCAGAAGCCCCATTTGTCTTTTTTGCCAGCAGCATAGGTACATACTTTAGAAGTAGCGGCACCTTTAAAGGTGGCGGTCGAGCTCTGTTTGAAGCTATGCAAGCAGAACTGACAAATCTTGATGGGCGTATTGTTTATAACAATGGTGTCGCTGATGTGATCGTTGATGATAATCGACAGGCTACGGGCGTTGTTCTTGATGATGGATCGTACTTGTCAAGTGACATGCTTATTGCCACATGTCATCCGGCATGCCTTTCCGATATTTTACCCGAAGCAAGTCTTCGTAGGGTTCGCAAAACATATTACCAAGAACTAGAGTCTACCACATCTCTCCTTGGTGTTTATGGCTATACAACCAAACCAATAGAAGAGCTTGTTCAAAGCAATGTCATAATAGCCTCTGATACGGCATCTGCTGATGACGTGTTAAGCGCTGAACTTCCAATTGCCAAACGGCAAATGTTGATCACCAGTAGCGAGACCACCAAGCATGGGACTAGCATTTCTTTGTTTACCCCTGCCGCATATACAGAATGGGCAAGGTTTGAAGGCAAAAAGCCACACCAGAGAATTAATGGATACGTTGAAAAAAAGCACGCTGTCGCTGCTGAGATCGTTTTAGCTGCAACACGTGCTCTTCCTGAATTAAAAGATTATTTTTCCATAGTTAGCGTCACTACCCCCCTCACTATTAAGGATTACTGTAATGCTCCCTATGGCGCGGGATATGGCGTAAAGCATTCGGTAAACCAGCTTCCCCCTACAGCAGCATTTCCGATAAAAAATATGCTGTTATCCGGACAGGCGATTGTGGGTCCCGGGATTTTGGGTGCAATGACAGCGGGTTTTGTTACCTGCGGGGACATCTTAGGTCACACCCATCTTCAAAGTGAGATTAAAAATGCAGTTAAATAG
- a CDS encoding beta-ketoacyl synthase — translation MQLNRVVITGMGAVSPFGEGVNSLHDGIAEMRSAITHMEHAHEVQEMRSHVAGLVPELNVKTIPRKDRRTMTEMGVFAFLSAKEALAMAGVTENDVTSGRLGMALSCTTNCGGLIEDFFTHYLPEKTLDHCKSTTFFKFMGHAAVSSVAQALGVTGRILAPAAACATSSQSIGLGYETILLGQQDMMICGGTEELHPLSIASFDFINAASTSYNDTPQETPRPFDTNRDGVVCAEGAGLLLLESYDHAVKRGAHILAEIVGFSTLSSPKNPANPDSDAIKLCMQEALRQAGLAAEDIDYLNAHATGTSAGDIAEAKAIEELFGTTIPVSSFKGHMGHTLAASGALETIATISGLQDETLYPTRNLEQVDPECGSINLFTEAYKTPVTYFLKNSFALGGINASLILRRL, via the coding sequence ATGCAGTTAAATAGAGTTGTAATTACTGGAATGGGAGCTGTTTCGCCCTTTGGTGAGGGTGTGAACTCTTTACATGACGGGATTGCTGAGATGCGTAGTGCAATTACGCATATGGAGCATGCGCATGAGGTGCAGGAAATGCGTTCTCATGTTGCCGGCCTCGTACCGGAATTAAATGTTAAAACCATTCCTCGGAAAGACCGTCGCACTATGACTGAGATGGGTGTTTTTGCTTTTTTATCTGCCAAGGAAGCACTAGCCATGGCAGGAGTTACGGAAAACGATGTTACTTCAGGACGATTAGGCATGGCTCTGTCATGTACCACAAACTGTGGTGGCCTTATTGAAGATTTTTTTACGCATTATCTTCCTGAAAAAACTCTCGACCATTGTAAATCAACAACCTTTTTTAAATTTATGGGCCATGCGGCAGTTTCATCTGTAGCACAAGCGCTTGGAGTTACAGGGCGAATTCTTGCCCCAGCGGCAGCATGCGCTACAAGTAGCCAATCTATTGGGCTAGGATACGAAACCATCCTTCTAGGTCAGCAGGATATGATGATCTGCGGCGGAACCGAAGAACTTCACCCTCTAAGTATCGCTTCTTTTGATTTCATTAATGCAGCATCTACAAGCTATAATGACACCCCTCAAGAAACGCCACGTCCGTTCGACACAAACCGTGACGGTGTTGTGTGTGCGGAAGGTGCAGGCTTACTTCTTTTAGAATCATATGACCATGCAGTGAAGCGTGGAGCCCATATTCTTGCTGAAATTGTAGGTTTTTCCACACTTTCCTCTCCCAAAAATCCAGCAAACCCTGACAGCGATGCAATTAAACTTTGCATGCAAGAAGCACTGCGACAAGCAGGTCTTGCGGCTGAAGATATTGATTACCTTAATGCACATGCCACAGGCACGAGTGCTGGTGATATTGCTGAAGCTAAAGCGATTGAAGAACTTTTTGGCACTACTATTCCGGTTTCTAGTTTTAAAGGCCATATGGGGCATACGCTTGCTGCAAGTGGCGCATTAGAAACCATTGCAACCATTTCCGGTTTGCAAGACGAAACATTGTACCCGACACGAAATTTAGAACAGGTTGATCCCGAATGTGGTTCGATTAATCTGTTTACAGAAGCCTACAAAACTCCTGTTACATATTTTCTTAAAAATAGTTTTGCCCTTGGTGGCATAAACGCTTCTCTCATCCTAAGGAGACTATAA
- a CDS encoding acyl carrier protein has product MTLTTMTEKEVIEITNKAISDEFEFDLEQMIPTAHLYKDLGLDSLDAVDLVLVLEKAFGVKLRNQPEVKEVRTLEDIYKLILQLQQAAA; this is encoded by the coding sequence GTGACTCTCACCACTATGACTGAAAAAGAAGTTATTGAGATTACTAATAAAGCTATCAGTGATGAATTTGAATTCGATCTGGAGCAGATGATCCCAACCGCACACTTATACAAAGATCTTGGATTGGACAGCCTTGACGCTGTTGACCTCGTTTTGGTGTTGGAAAAAGCTTTCGGGGTAAAACTTCGTAACCAGCCAGAAGTAAAAGAAGTGCGAACTCTGGAAGATATCTACAAATTAATTTTGCAGTTACAGCAAGCTGCTGCGTAA
- a CDS encoding lysophospholipid acyltransferase family protein, with amino-acid sequence MWCTRLFIPASLSWEGANPFPLQAPAVIVMNHYSILDLYYLGLLLNDGDIVFVTQRRPFLIKLYAPFMSMAKYIDMRTGDFSSCLEQCKKHLENGSRVLFFPEAGRSRDGTLQPFKSGPFWVAKECNVPIIPFCISGTDILLPAGAREITPAQISLHILEPIDPEHVSGDFPHRMLKKTVHLQMKQVLERQKNILRKTH; translated from the coding sequence GTGTGGTGTACGCGTTTATTCATACCTGCATCACTTAGTTGGGAAGGGGCAAACCCGTTTCCGCTACAAGCACCTGCTGTTATTGTTATGAACCACTATTCCATTTTGGATTTGTACTACCTTGGCTTACTGCTCAATGATGGTGATATCGTGTTTGTGACACAGAGAAGACCTTTTTTGATCAAGCTCTATGCTCCGTTTATGTCCATGGCAAAATATATTGATATGCGTACAGGCGATTTTTCTAGCTGCCTTGAGCAATGCAAGAAGCATCTTGAAAATGGTAGCAGAGTTCTCTTTTTTCCAGAGGCTGGCCGCAGTCGTGACGGAACATTACAGCCATTCAAAAGTGGGCCGTTTTGGGTTGCTAAAGAATGCAATGTTCCTATCATTCCCTTTTGTATTTCCGGTACAGATATATTGCTTCCTGCCGGAGCTAGAGAGATTACACCTGCCCAAATATCCTTACACATCTTAGAGCCAATTGATCCAGAACATGTTTCTGGCGATTTTCCTCACAGGATGCTTAAAAAAACAGTGCACTTGCAAATGAAGCAAGTTTTGGAAAGACAAAAAAACATCTTAAGAAAGACACACTAA
- a CDS encoding 3-hydroxyacyl-ACP dehydratase — MKEQASLYIPHTGSMLLVDSIIEHHDDNGVVETTFAAGSMFADSNGVLQPLVFIELLAQGFASLNGYTNHLKKVEEQKGFLVGVKDIQFYDSAPITVGMTLTAKLKVEIRFDDFAMVHGSLSHGTTLLMDGTLKLFIPETA; from the coding sequence ATGAAAGAACAGGCATCACTCTACATTCCGCACACTGGTTCTATGTTGTTAGTTGATTCAATCATCGAGCATCATGATGACAACGGTGTTGTGGAAACTACTTTTGCAGCCGGAAGCATGTTTGCAGATAGCAATGGCGTTTTGCAGCCACTGGTCTTTATTGAGTTGCTTGCTCAGGGATTTGCATCTTTAAATGGATACACTAACCATTTAAAGAAGGTAGAGGAGCAGAAAGGCTTTCTTGTTGGCGTTAAGGATATCCAATTCTACGACTCGGCTCCAATTACTGTAGGCATGACCCTTACTGCAAAATTAAAAGTTGAGATTCGCTTTGATGATTTTGCCATGGTCCATGGCTCTCTTTCGCACGGTACTACGCTGCTTATGGATGGCACACTCAAACTTTTTATTCCGGAAACCGCATGA
- a CDS encoding outer membrane lipoprotein carrier protein LolA, which yields MMRTLFMSLLVLVFLAAPISSFSEDTSLFERIKLANENVSVIKAAFQQSSNLSLFNAPLIASGELILKKPQSLRWEYTSPNASGFILNKGGGLQWTSTGENYSIVKTELTPSLRTMANQILLWINIDEETLTKDFFIKITESENPTILLRPKNKDMAAFIKSIAIELPASLLGIKIITITEANNNIITLTFEKAEINPLLPSTIFKTP from the coding sequence ATGATGCGAACACTTTTCATGAGTTTATTGGTGTTGGTTTTTCTAGCAGCACCCATTTCTTCGTTCAGTGAAGATACGTCTCTTTTTGAACGCATTAAACTTGCTAATGAGAATGTTTCAGTGATTAAAGCTGCATTCCAACAGTCTTCAAATCTATCTTTGTTTAACGCCCCTCTGATTGCCTCTGGCGAGCTTATTTTGAAAAAACCTCAAAGCTTACGCTGGGAATACACCTCTCCTAATGCATCTGGGTTTATTTTAAATAAAGGTGGAGGGTTGCAGTGGACAAGTACTGGTGAAAACTACTCTATTGTAAAGACAGAGCTTACTCCTTCCCTGCGCACCATGGCTAACCAGATATTGTTGTGGATAAATATTGATGAAGAAACTTTGACGAAAGACTTTTTTATCAAAATTACCGAATCAGAAAACCCGACAATTTTGTTGAGACCTAAAAATAAGGACATGGCAGCATTTATTAAAAGTATTGCCATTGAATTGCCTGCGTCATTACTTGGTATCAAAATTATTACCATTACTGAGGCAAACAACAACATAATTACATTAACATTTGAGAAAGCAGAAATTAACCCACTACTGCCTTCCACTATATTTAAAACGCCATGA